A genomic stretch from Lepisosteus oculatus isolate fLepOcu1 chromosome 7, fLepOcu1.hap2, whole genome shotgun sequence includes:
- the LOC138240782 gene encoding uncharacterized protein produces MVSALLNENPSPLAPELSFFCSSSMPSADNAPTPVSLSSVSLQQNVFVFCVLGVWVWTAPVESRLDENNLPTITQFIRNRHGTNRMYAMAIAIPAADCNQNLGAPTLESIVGSDTSDTVTNGLNTGQKIYEGERVIAARPLEVNDNNNQRLYTEHAEFRLLSGPLQRLRSRNQGACLFFFVLASPCLGKCLDRNNQNNIIPLLGQFTQWSEKAARNTAFVFHHIFNKNPDNSPGALWDGFQPIWGRVSLYRCTGRQCHNCEVAREQAGQNRCYRN; encoded by the exons ATGGTGAGCGCTCTTTTAAATGAGAACCCGTCTCCTCTCGCTCCTGAGCTCAGCTTCTTCTGCAGCTCCAGCATG CCATCAGCTGATAACGCTCCCacccctgtgtctctgtcctctgtctctctccagcagAACGTCTTCGTCTTCTGTGTCCTGGGCGTGTGGGTGTGGACTGCCCCAGTGGAGTCAAGGCTGGACGAGAACAACCTGCCAACAATCACCCAGTTCATTAGGAATAG GCATGGGACTAATAGGATGTACGCCATGGCCATAGCCATCCCTGCAGCTGACTGCAACCAGAACCTAGGCGCACCCACACTGGAGAGCATTGTGGGGAGTGACACCTCCGACACTGTGACCAATGGGCTGAATACAGGCCAGAAGATCTACGAGGGAGAGAGGGTGATCGCTGCCAGACCACTCGAGGTCAATGACAACAACAACCAGAGACTTTACACCGAACACGCAGAGTTCCGTCTGCTGAGCGGCCCCCTGCAACGCCTGCGCAGCCGGAACCAGGGGGCCTGCCTCTTCTTCTTCGTCCTAGCCTCCCCCTGCCTGGGCAAGTGCCTGGACAGAAATAACCAAAACAACATCATTCCTCTGCTGGGCCAGTTCACCCAGTGGTCTGAAAAAGCAGCCCGGAACACAGCTTTCGTCTTCCATCACATCTTCAATAAAAACCCCGACAACTCCCCCGGAGCACTGTGGGACGGCTTCCAGCCCATCTGGGGACGCGTGTCGCTGTACCGCTGCACCGGACGCCAGTGCCACAACTGTGAGGTCGCCCGAGAGCAGGCTGGTCAGAACAGGTGTTACAGGaattaa
- the LOC107076129 gene encoding tubby protein homolog, which yields MEDSSTDLRQQRLENQRSLLVKRQKRRRTDTQMVTANPEIRTRNRRLRPKAEDTTPLVTQSESSAALSAPPPEPRPEPPLEEISLAELSVSSETASAAPGGQSEPRAGRKEAMKEGEGPTEAESTVTRRREQGRQTAPPAGKNEKKTRKKKKEEGQEEAGLAVTTPPRRSAWKPRASRSSQQQEGQLADAVVALAGSEVTPPGSDSEDGERKDWASDPFPQSPMKRRRPRKTPSVTARRPRDSASEEDEDGEEGAELDEDEEEEEEEEEEEDGGSEEERERRRGREDTSSLAPLNCNQRLSDSDSQLSKDSLLSVGGDLQEFAQRPAPRDVTVQCRITRDRKGMEKGVFPTYYLHLERSDGKRVFLMAGRKRKKCKTSNYLISTDPTDLSRDTDSYIGKLRSNVLGTRFTVYDQGETPEKKPFVRETDTLRQELAAICYETNVMGFRGPRKMTVIIPGMRENDERVSIRPRNELETLLSRYQNGNLESLVTLVNKPPSWSEGTQSYVLNFHGRVTQASVKNFQIIHPDNEEYIVMQFGRVADDVFSMDYSFPLCALQAFAITLSSFDSKLACE from the exons ATGGAAGACAGCAGTACAGATCTCCGACAGCAGAGGCTGGAAAATCAG CGCTCTCTCCTGGTAAAGAGACAGAAGCGCAGAAGGACGGACACCCAGATGGTGACCGCTAATCCAGAGATTCGAACCCGGAACAGGAGACTGCGCCCCAAAGCTGAGGACACGACGCCCCTCGTCACCCAGTCGGAGAGCAGCGCCGCTCTGAGTG CCCCGCCCCCGGAGCCCCGCCCCGAGCCCCCATTGGAGGAGATCAGCTTGGCGGAGCTCAGCGTCTCCTCGGAGACGGCGTCCGCGGCGCCCGGCGGCCAATCAGAGCCCAGGGCGGGCAGGAAGGAAGCCATGAAGGAGGGGGAGGGCCCAACAG aGGCAGAGAGCACAGTCACCAGGAGGAGAGAGCAGGGGAGGCAGACAGCGCCCCCCGCAGGAAAGAATGAGAAAAAGACgaggaagaagaagaaagaagagg GCCAGGAGGAGGCGGGGCTTGCCGTGACCACGCCCCCCCGGCGGTCGGCATGGAAACCCAGGGCCAGCAGGAGCAGCCAGCAGCAGGAAG GCCAGCTGGCGGACGCTGTGGTGGCCCTGGCGGGGTCGGAGGTCACGCCCCCGGGGTCGGACAGCGAGGACGGAGAGAGGAAGGACTGGGCGAGCGACCCCTTCCCACAGTCCCCCATGAAGAGACGGCGACCGCGCAAGACTCCTTCTGTCACGG CCAGGAGACCGAGAGACAGCGCCAGCGAGGAGGATGAAGACGGCGAGGAAGGGGCCGAGCTGGAcgaggacgaggaggaggaggaggaggaggaagaagaagaggacGGAGGAagcgaggaggagagggagagaagaagGGGCCGAGAGGATACCTCCAGCCTGGCCCCCCTCAACTGCAACCAGCGCCTTTCTGACAGCGACTCCCAGCTCAGCAAG GACTCCCTCCTGTCCGTGGGCGGGGACCTGCAGGAGTTCGCCCAGCGCCCCGCGCCCCGAGACGTCACCGTGCAGTGCAGGATCACCAGGGACCGGAAGGGCATGGAGAAGGGCGTGTTCCCCACCTACTACCTGCACCTGGAGAGGAGTGACGGCAAGAGG GTCTTTCTGATGGCTGGCAGAAAAAGGAAGAAATGCAAGACCTCTAACTACCTCATCTCCACCGACCCCACTGACCTCTCTCGCGACACGGACAGCTACATCGGGAAACTCCG CTCCAACGTCCTGGGTACGAGGTTCACGGTGTACGACCAGGGGGAGACCCCAGAGAAGAAGCCGTTCGTCCGCGAGACGGACACTCTGCGGCAGGAGCTGGCCGCCATCTGCTAC GAGACGAACGTGATGGGATTCAGGGGTCCGAGGAAGATGACGGTGATCATCCCCGGAATGAGGGAGAATGACGAGAGGGTCTCCATTCGGCCACGCAAC gagcTGGAGACCCTGCTCTCCCGCTATCAGAACGGGAATCTGGAGAGTCTGGTCACCCTGGTGAACAAGCCTCCCTCCTGGAGTGAAGGGACCCAGTCGTACGTCCTGAACTTCCACGGGCGCGTGACTCAGGCGTCTGTCAAGAACTTCCAGATCATCCATCCCGACAACG aggagTATATAGTGATGCAGTTCGGCCGGGTCGCTGATGATGTCTTCTCCATGGACTATAGTTTCCCTCTCTGCGCCCTACAAGCCTTCGCCATCACGCTCTCCAGCTTTGACAGCAAACTGGCCTGTGAGtga